In Planctomycetota bacterium, the sequence CCATGTCTGGTACCGCTTGAGATAGATCGACGTGATGATCAGCAGTGTGCCGGGGACGACGTAGAACGTCGAGAACACCACGATTGCGATGACGGCCGCAGAGCCTCCGGCGGAGATGGTGAGCGCGCCAAGCAGCACGGCGATGCTGATCAACAGCACACCCACCGACTGCATTGAGGATGCTGCGGCGAACAGTGGCCGCCGTGGATCGCCACGTTTAGGTAACCCCATCGATCAAACGCTACCGGCTTGTCGGGCCGGTGCAAGCATTGCCCGCTTGACGCTCACCCAGGTCCGGGCAACTCGCCGGGGCCGATGGGGACTTGAAACGTGGCCGGGCGGACGTCACCGATCTCGGGCTCCGGGCCAACGTCGTCGCGGGCCTTTGCCATGAGCGCGATGACCCACCCCAGCAGCATCGCCGGCCCCGCGAGCAGGATCGACACCAACGCCGACCCCGGCGCGAACAGCGCACCGAGTACGCCAACGAAACCGATGGCGACGAACGCGAACATCAGCACGCCCACCGCGATCGCGCCCGTTCGCAAGGCCCGCGCGCTCCCGCTCCGTAGCCGAACGCCCGAAACCGCCAGGACGACCGACGCGATGATCAGCCCGCTGATCAGCACCGCGAGAATCGACAGCAGCCATGTCGCGCCTCGTACGCCGATCGGCGGCTGGCCGATGCTGCTCTGTTCATATGTCGCGTTGATGGCCGCAAGCATCTCTGACGGCGTCGTCGTCACGACGGGCAGGAGGTTCATGCCGAGCAGCACCGCGCATGCCACGCCGGTGAAAAGCATGAACCAACTCGCCCGTTCGCGGGGTGTCTGCGACGATGTCGGCGGCTGCGACATGCGAAAGTCTACGACCCCCGCAGCAGCGTCGCGAACACGCCGGTGCCCACGACGGCCGCGGTTTCGATCCGCAGCACCGTCGGCCCGAGCGTGACGGCGGTCGCCCGCCGGTCGGCCATCAGCGTGAGCTCGCGATCCGTCCATCCGCCCTCGGGTCCGATCAGCAGCGTGGCGGCTTCGCCCGGCGTCGGTCGGGGCGGTTCGGAATCCACGGTGCTCAACACATGCAAGGGGCCGTCGGCGGTTTCGAGGAACCGCTCGAGCTTTACCGGTTCGCCGATGCTCATTACGCCGGGCGTGCCCGCTTGCTTGGCCGCTTCGATCACACGGCGGCGGAGTTTCTCGAGTTTACCCGGACGCGGGTCCACCGTGCTCCGCTCGGTGAGCAGGGGATGCCAGGACGCCACGCCGAGTTCCGCGAGCTTTTCGACGAGCCACTCCACGCGATCCCCCTTGGGCACGGCCGACGCAACGCTCAGCGTGACGTCCCGTTCTCGACGCGTCGGCGGTGCGTGTTCGATGGCGTCGCCAGCGATCGTGCCGTTCGCCTCGTTGCCGTGCGCGTCAAAGAGCTGGACATGGTTACCATCGCCGAGCCGCAAGACGTTTCGTAGGTGGTGACGTTCTTCGGGGGCGGGAACGGTGCGTGGCGGCGTGAACTTCTCGATGAACACGCGCGGCATTCGGCTTGGTCCCTTGGCCATGCGGGCATGCTAAGGAACGATCGAGGTTTCGCTTGAGATTCGTGTGGGCTGACCGATAATGAACCGGAGCCGCGCTGCGTGGCACGGATGGACGATGGTGTAGAAGCATGGACGCTGACCGCGATCAACCCGAGTCTGCCACCGCCGTTGCCGATCGCGACGGCCGGCCCGAAGTCGCCGAGCGCGCCGAGTCCGCCGCCGCCGAAAAACTTGCCGAAGCGGACGGCGTTCTCGAAGCCGAGCTCGACGAGTTGTTCAGCGCGGTCGGCGGCGAGGAGGGTGACGAAAAGCCCCTCGATCCGACCGATGAGCTGATCCAGCACCTGTCCGTCGAGTCGCAGGACGATCCGGAGGTCGACGAAGAACTCGCTGACGGCGACGCGCTCGACGAACTGCTCGGCGAGCTTCAAAGCGATACACCCGCAGCACCATCCGAGCCGGCTGCCAAGCCCGCCGAGTCAGCGGAGACGGTCGATGAATCGGAGCTCGACGCGTTGTTCGATGAGATGCGGGATGCCGACTCGGCCGAGGCACCCGCAGCGGAAGCCGATGTTGCCGCTCCCGAACCGGAGCCCGTGCAAGCCACCGAAAAGGTCGCGTCCAAGGCCGAAGGTCTCGAAGGCGAACTGAACGAGTTGTTCGACGCGATCGAAACCGGTGTGGTGCCTGACGACCCCGAGCCGGCCGCGAGCGTTGCGGCCGAGCCGGCCGAACAGAAGGACGGCATCGACGGCGAGCTTGATGAGTTGTTCGACGCGATGCAAAGCGGCGAAGTCCCGCCTGATGCCGAACCGGTAGCTGAATCTGTTGCCGAGGACGACAGCCCCGACGCGGCGGCATTGCGGGCCGAGATGGCGATCGACGAAGCCCCCGCGCCCGCGAAAGACGTCGCCGAAACCGCTCCGGCTGATGACCCAGTTGCTGAAGATGAGCCGGCGGACCCGCCCGTTGCCGACACGGCCCCGTCGGATACCGCCGATGATCCGTGGTGGGTCAAGGCATTGATCATTGCCAATCGCCCGTTGGACAATCTCAGCGATGCCCATCGCGACGCGGTCGGCAAGATCGGCATCGTCACGCTCGCAAACGCGCTGGCGCTGATCGTTTACACGCTCGTGATCCGATAGCGCGGCGTGAACGCCGGCGGCTGGTATCATGTCACCGGAGAGCGTCACATGCGTTTGTTGATCCTGGGACTCTTGTTGTTCGGTGTCACCACGGCCGCGACCGCCGACGTCGTCGTGCTCAACGATGGCAGCGAAGTACAGGGTGACATTCGCCGTGCCACTGGCGGCTACGACGTCATTCTCAAGGACGGCACTCGGCAGTTCATCCCCGACTCCCAGGTCAAGTCCCTGCGGATGGGCCCGTCGCAGACCGACGCCGATGTGCAGTTGGCCAACCTTCGGCGCAGTGTCGAGCCGCTGGAAGATCTCGACCTCGTCATCGAGCGATACGAGCAGTTCCTGGAGCGTATCGGTGAAGGCGAGGTTGCCGACAAGGCTCGCGTCGAACTCGCCCAATGGGTGCGGTGGCGCGAGGAAGGCCGGGTGTTGTTCGACGGCGAATGGATGAAGCCGCAGGAACAGCGTGAGCGTGCGGCACAAAACATCGTTGCGGTCAACGAAGTTCGCGGCATGATCAAGTCGGGCAAGCGCGGCGAAGCGCTCAAGCTCGTACACGACCGATTGCGCGAGAACCCGCGTGATGTGTCGTCGCACTACCTGCTTGGGCTGATGCAGTATCGCAGTGGCGATGTCGCCGGCGCGCGGCGAAGCTTCGAGGAGGCCGCCGTGCTCGCGCCGGACCACGCGCCGACGGCCAACAACCTCGCCGTCGTGCTTGTGCGGCAAAATCAACTGCCGCGTGCCGTCCTCGCGCTCGGCAACGCCCTGCGTGACGCGCCCGACACCAAGAGCCTGCTCGACAACGCCGCCGAACTGATCGAGCTTGTTCCCGAAGCGCAACGTGACACGACCGTCTATGCAAACCTCCGCACGCGATTCGAGGCGCAGGATCGAATCCTCGGCTCGCGACTCGCCGAGCAGGGTTGGCATCGTTTCGGGGCCAAGTGGGTCGATGCCGCCACGTTTGCCACGATCGAAGCCCAGCGCAAGGAAGCGAATGATCGGCTCGATGCGCTCCAGGCCGATTACGACGTGACCAACCAGCGGATCGTGGCCGTGCAAAATGACATCGCCGAGGCCGAGCAAACGCTCGCCAGCATCCGTGCCAACAGCCTGCGTCGCACCGGCGACGGTCGGATCATCCAACTGCCGCTGCCGGACGTATACTTCGAGATCGAGCGTGAGAAGCAGGCCGATGAGCGCGACTTGGGCGATCTCGCGAGCCGGATCGGCCTGCTCCAACAGGAAGCCATGCGGGTTCGTGAGCGGATGCCCAAGCCCCTGTACGACGGCACTCTCGAGCTGATCGGCGCGGACGGCGTCCCGGTAACGATGCCGATGCCGGAGTGAGTTCAGCGGGTCGGTCGATTCAGGCGGGCATCCCGTGCGGCGGCAGCGTGACGGTGAAGACGCTGCCACGGTCGGGGCCATCCGTTTTGCTCTCGGCTTCGGCGCTACCCCCGTGCAGTTCGACCAGGTGCCGCACCAGCGCCAGTCCAATGCCGAGCCCGCCGGGCCGTGTGCGGCCGTTAGTGTTGACATCCAACCGGGTGTCGCCCTGGCGGAAGCGGTCGAAAATGAACGGAAGGTCTTTCGCGCCGATGCCCGGCCCGTTGTCGGCGACGGTGATGACGACGTTGGTGTCGTCGGCCGTGAGCCGCAGCGCGACGTGGCCGCCGTCTTGCGTGAACTTCACCGCATTGTTGGCCAGGTTCCAGACGATCTGTTGCAGCCGGGTCGGGTCGCCGAAGAACGCACCCATCGTGTCAGCCGCGGCGAGGTCGCTGGTCACCTGAATCTGTTTGGCCAAAGCCAGGGACTGACAGCCCTCGAGCGCATCCTCGCAAACCCGCGCGAGATCGACCGGTTGTCGCTTGAGTTCGAGCTTGCCGGCGACGATTCGGCTCACGTCCAGCAAGTCGTCGACGAGTTGTGCCTGCAGACGCACGTTGCGCCCGATGGCGTCGATCGCTTCGGCGAGTGTTTCGGTGTCGATTTGATTTACGTCGTCGAGTTCGAGCAGCTGCACCCAGTTCGAGATCGCATTGAGTGGCGTGCGGAGTTCGTGGCTGAGCAGAGCGAGGAAGTCGTCCTTTGCCTGATTGGCGGCTTCGGCGGCGCGGCGGGCGGCCTTCTCGCGGATCAATCGACTCCGCTGTCGTTCGAGCCGTCTGCTCTGGATCGCGTACCGAACCGCGCGCTCTAGCTCCACCGCCGTGAGCGTGCCTTTCTGCAGGAAGTCCGCCGCACCCGCGCGCATGGCGTCGGGATCGACCGATTGGTCTTCGGACCCCGCCAGCAAAAGAATCGGAACATTGGAAGTCCGCACGTCTTCGTCGTCGAGCAGGTCAATACCCGTTTGCTCTCCGAGTCGATAGTTGAGCAGGGCGACGTTGTGACACGCATCGGTGAGCATCCGCTTGCCCGCCGCGTAGCCCTCGGCCAAGTCCGCCTCGAACGGTTCGCGCATGCCTTCCGCAAGCAACCCGCGTACTCGCCGCGCGTTGGCTTCGTCGTTGTCGATGATGAGCACGCGGACGGGCATGGTGCGGGTCCAACGGACTTGGACTCCGTGCTGGGAAAATATCCGCCTAGTTTGGGCATGGGTAGCCGGGCAACCCCCAAATCAACCGACAACGTGATCTCGCTCACGCCCAGTCTGTTTGGTTCGAACCTCTACCGGTTTCGGAGGAAGTAGCCCATGACCAGCAGCATCGCCATGCCCGCGAGGCAGATGCCCGCCGTCGCGGCGAGACCGACGTAGGCGATGAGCGCAGGAAAGCCCGCGACGGTGAGGATCCCGCCGCCGATGAACGGCGCGGTCAGCGGGGCGGCGGCGGCATACGTCTCGGCCGCGGGGGTGTCGAGATCGCGGTCGACGATCCGCAGCAGCAGCATGCCCTGCGCCGTCGTCGCGGTGCTCATGCCGTAGTTGATCAGGCCGAGCTCGAACCAGTAATCCCTTGGCAGCAGCCAGCGCCCGATGACGACGAGTCCGACGATCGCCCAAAGGCTCCCGACGATGAGCAGCACGACCGCCGGCGCGAAGTACGTCGCGATCGCCTCGACCCGCAACGACGCGATCGCCGCGACGATCAAGAACTCCATGGCAAAGCCGATGATCCGCTGCACGCTCGGCGGATCGATCAGGTCGCCGAGCTTCATGGCGTGCAGCACTTCGCGGACGATCCAACCGCCGACGAGCGCGAAGAGAAACAACGGGATGTTGTCGATGAACCCCATGGCCCGCTCGGTCGCAACCAGGCCGGTCGCGGCGAGGAAGAGCTGTTGCAGTCCGTAGCCGACGCCTAGCGCCGCACCGACGATGAGCACTTGAAAGACGAACGGGTCGATCACCTGCCCGCCGACACGTCCGAAGGCGACGGGCTTGGGGGCGCGGCGTGGTTCGAGGCCGGTATCGGCGGCGGTTTGCAGGTCGGCGGTTTGCAGGTCGGCGGTTTCGCCCGAACGCTGGGCGAGCCAGCCGGCACGGACGCCGATGTTGACCAGCACGATGCCGGAGAGGGTGCCGTAGATCAAGCCGTAGGTGGCGAAGAAAAATCCGAGGTCGCGGCCGGCGGTGAAGTCGAGGCTCGCGAAGACCTCGCCCATTGCCGCTGCGGTGCCGTGTCCGCCGGCGAAGCCGGTTTCGATCAGTTGGCCGAAGCTGCCGGGCACGTCGGCGTCGAGCAAGCCCAACGGCTTGAGCACTAGGAGCACCGTGAGCAATCCGACGGTGACTTGCCCGAGGATGATCAGCCAAGCCACGACGCCTTGCTTGGCCGTACCAACGGCGGTGTCGGCCAGCGACTTGCTCGACCGCTCCAACAGCAGCCCGGCGAAGACGACGCTGATCAGAAAGCCCGGCCACTTGGAAAGCACGCCGCTGACTTCGGTCGCGAAGCCGGCGATCGCATCGACCCGCAGCAATCCCTGTATCAGCCCGAGCCCGACGACGCCCCCGACCACCGCCGCCGGGACGTACAGAACCCGCAGCAGCCCGACCCCCGCCCGCAGCGCGAAGCCGATCAGCAGCAGCCCGCAGGCAAGCAGGATCGCGTGCATGAACGCGTCAGGCATCGCTTACTCGATCTCCAGTCCGAGCAGCGTCGCCGCGTTGTCGAAGTAGATCTTCTTCAGCACGTCATCGGGCAGGAACACGCCATAGATGCGCCAGTCGCCGGTCGGTGGGAACGGGTGGTCGTAGTACTTGAAGTACTCGTCATCGGTCTCGAGGAAGCGGAAGTAAATGCGATGGCGTGGCTGACGCTCGCGTCCCGGGTACCGGTCGGTGCCGAAGAGCACGCGGTCCTGGAACTCGATGAGGAACTTGCGTGCCGTGTACGGCTGACGCCCGAGCTCGGCGACCCGGCCGCTGATGTCCACGCTCAGGTTCGGCAGCTTCCGCATCCGCTCGGCCAGCGTCGCAAGGTCCTCCGCGTCACCCGCCATGTGTGGGCCGATGAACTTCGTGTTCGGATGGTTCGCGAACATGCGGTCCTGTTCGTCGAGCACCTCGCGGAAGCTCGGGAACTGCTCGCCGTGGAAGCTCCATGACGGATGGCGATGCAGCTGCATCCAGCGTTCGTTGTGCTCATCGATCGGCTCGAAGAACGCCACGGGGTCGCCCGAGTGGATGAGCACCGGCACCCCGAGCTCGCCGGCCTTGTCCCAGATCGGCGCGAGGCGCGGGTCGTCGATCGCGAGCCGCTGGCCCGTCTCGTCCAACACCGTCAGGCCCAGATCCTTCCAAACCTTCAATCCACCGGCGCCCGCTTGCACCGCTCGCTCGAAGTCGGCGACCGTCCGCTCCACCCACGCCTCGCCGTCGAAGCCGTCCCACGAGATCGTGTAGAACATGATCAGCCGAGGGTCGTCGTACTGCTCCAGCATCGCGATCACGTCGTCGCCGTTGCCGCCGGAGAGGTTCACGACGTACGCGACATTCCTTGCTTCCATCGCGGCGAGGAGCTGGGCTTGGGGCACGTCCTTCGACCAGTGGCCATGCACGTCGATAACCGGAAACTTCGCGGCCTGCACCGGGTTCGCGTCGACCTTCAACGCCGGCGTCGGGTCGTAGCCGAAGATGACCGTGTCGCCCACATACACCGCCATCCCCGTCTCGGGCACCTCGGCGGGGCGCGTCGCGGGGAGCGTGACGATCGTGGCATCGTGTTGGGGCTCGGCCGGCTGCGTGGTCGGTGGACCGGGGTGCAGCAGCGTCAATAGCAGGAGCAAGTGGGCCATGCGAGTATTGCAAACCGTCCCGCCCGCCGACGCAACCCGCTAACATGACATTGTCATGGGCAAACGCACGATCGAACTGAGCGACGCGGACTGGGCCGGCCTTGAACGCGAAGCCCACCGCACCGGCCACGCGAGTGCTCAGCAGTACGCCCAGCACCTGCTGCACGAAGCGGTCCAGCTTGCACCCGAATCCGACGGGCTCGGTGACATCCTTGGCGATGACCACAAAGCTGTTCTCACCGAAGTCCGTCGCCGGCAGGATACGCCGCTGGAAGACTCCATCCCGGCCGACGAGTTCTTCGAGCGGCTGCGAAACCGCATCGCTGAGCGAACCGGTCGCCGGCCCGATGAGGTGGAGTTCTAAGTGGGCCGGGCCGACATTGCTTACGCGATCGAGTACCACCCCGGCGCGTTGATTGATCTGGACATCATGCATGGCTTCATCGCGGCACGCTCCGAGTCTCTGCGTCCGGCGGATCGGTTCGTCGCGGCAGTGCGAGCCGAGGTTGAGCGTCTTGATCGGCTCCCTGACGGGTACCCGATTGCCAGCGAACCACCCCCGCGACACGCGTTCTGGATTCCGTTCAAGCGGAAGTACCTAATCTTTTTCGAGGTCTTTGAAGTCGAGCGGGTGTGCCGGGTGTTGTACCTTTGGCACGCTGCCCGATCGGACCGGCCGGACTTCGCGCGGCAGGATGACCAACTGCCATGACCCTCGCCTTGGGCCCCATCATGCTCGACGCGCCGCTTATGCAGGCGGGGCTCGCCGGGTATTCCGACCGGGCGATGCGGAGCGTCGCGCGGCGGCGGGGGTGTCCGTACGCCGTCACCGAAGCGCTGCTCGACATCACGCTCCTCGCCGGCGGCAAGGGGCTGACCAACTCCATCGACATCGACGACGAGGATCACCCGGTCGCCGGCCAGATCATGGGCAGCGAGCCGGCGCAGGTCGCGGCGGCGTCGGCCATTCTTGCCAACCATGGGTATGACGTGATCGACCTGAACTTCGCCTGCCCGGTGAAGAAGGTGAAAAACAA encodes:
- a CDS encoding RsmE family RNA methyltransferase; its protein translation is MAKGPSRMPRVFIEKFTPPRTVPAPEERHHLRNVLRLGDGNHVQLFDAHGNEANGTIAGDAIEHAPPTRRERDVTLSVASAVPKGDRVEWLVEKLAELGVASWHPLLTERSTVDPRPGKLEKLRRRVIEAAKQAGTPGVMSIGEPVKLERFLETADGPLHVLSTVDSEPPRPTPGEAATLLIGPEGGWTDRELTLMADRRATAVTLGPTVLRIETAAVVGTGVFATLLRGS
- a CDS encoding ATP-binding protein, with amino-acid sequence MPVRVLIIDNDEANARRVRGLLAEGMREPFEADLAEGYAAGKRMLTDACHNVALLNYRLGEQTGIDLLDDEDVRTSNVPILLLAGSEDQSVDPDAMRAGAADFLQKGTLTAVELERAVRYAIQSRRLERQRSRLIREKAARRAAEAANQAKDDFLALLSHELRTPLNAISNWVQLLELDDVNQIDTETLAEAIDAIGRNVRLQAQLVDDLLDVSRIVAGKLELKRQPVDLARVCEDALEGCQSLALAKQIQVTSDLAAADTMGAFFGDPTRLQQIVWNLANNAVKFTQDGGHVALRLTADDTNVVITVADNGPGIGAKDLPFIFDRFRQGDTRLDVNTNGRTRPGGLGIGLALVRHLVELHGGSAEAESKTDGPDRGSVFTVTLPPHGMPA
- a CDS encoding amidohydrolase family protein, coding for MAHLLLLLTLLHPGPPTTQPAEPQHDATIVTLPATRPAEVPETGMAVYVGDTVIFGYDPTPALKVDANPVQAAKFPVIDVHGHWSKDVPQAQLLAAMEARNVAYVVNLSGGNGDDVIAMLEQYDDPRLIMFYTISWDGFDGEAWVERTVADFERAVQAGAGGLKVWKDLGLTVLDETGQRLAIDDPRLAPIWDKAGELGVPVLIHSGDPVAFFEPIDEHNERWMQLHRHPSWSFHGEQFPSFREVLDEQDRMFANHPNTKFIGPHMAGDAEDLATLAERMRKLPNLSVDISGRVAELGRQPYTARKFLIEFQDRVLFGTDRYPGRERQPRHRIYFRFLETDDEYFKYYDHPFPPTGDWRIYGVFLPDDVLKKIYFDNAATLLGLEIE
- a CDS encoding tetratricopeptide repeat protein, which encodes MRLLILGLLLFGVTTAATADVVVLNDGSEVQGDIRRATGGYDVILKDGTRQFIPDSQVKSLRMGPSQTDADVQLANLRRSVEPLEDLDLVIERYEQFLERIGEGEVADKARVELAQWVRWREEGRVLFDGEWMKPQEQRERAAQNIVAVNEVRGMIKSGKRGEALKLVHDRLRENPRDVSSHYLLGLMQYRSGDVAGARRSFEEAAVLAPDHAPTANNLAVVLVRQNQLPRAVLALGNALRDAPDTKSLLDNAAELIELVPEAQRDTTVYANLRTRFEAQDRILGSRLAEQGWHRFGAKWVDAATFATIEAQRKEANDRLDALQADYDVTNQRIVAVQNDIAEAEQTLASIRANSLRRTGDGRIIQLPLPDVYFEIEREKQADERDLGDLASRIGLLQQEAMRVRERMPKPLYDGTLELIGADGVPVTMPMPE
- a CDS encoding sodium/glutamate symporter — translated: MPDAFMHAILLACGLLLIGFALRAGVGLLRVLYVPAAVVGGVVGLGLIQGLLRVDAIAGFATEVSGVLSKWPGFLISVVFAGLLLERSSKSLADTAVGTAKQGVVAWLIILGQVTVGLLTVLLVLKPLGLLDADVPGSFGQLIETGFAGGHGTAAAMGEVFASLDFTAGRDLGFFFATYGLIYGTLSGIVLVNIGVRAGWLAQRSGETADLQTADLQTAADTGLEPRRAPKPVAFGRVGGQVIDPFVFQVLIVGAALGVGYGLQQLFLAATGLVATERAMGFIDNIPLFLFALVGGWIVREVLHAMKLGDLIDPPSVQRIIGFAMEFLIVAAIASLRVEAIATYFAPAVVLLIVGSLWAIVGLVVIGRWLLPRDYWFELGLINYGMSTATTAQGMLLLRIVDRDLDTPAAETYAAAAPLTAPFIGGGILTVAGFPALIAYVGLAATAGICLAGMAMLLVMGYFLRNR
- a CDS encoding type II toxin-antitoxin system RelE/ParE family toxin, producing MGRADIAYAIEYHPGALIDLDIMHGFIAARSESLRPADRFVAAVRAEVERLDRLPDGYPIASEPPPRHAFWIPFKRKYLIFFEVFEVERVCRVLYLWHAARSDRPDFARQDDQLP